One window of Oryza brachyantha chromosome 12, ObraRS2, whole genome shotgun sequence genomic DNA carries:
- the LOC121056023 gene encoding proline-rich extensin-like protein EPR1: MALRTSIPNVVRLAVVTLALFSIANAEEPDTPPRRNPPRAPPPPPVRGGPTPPNAPTTPINKPPPPVRAEPTPQPTTAPVTPTSPRAPPRAPPPQRVPPPPSMSPEEPPVLAPAPTPTSLTPMPSRAPPRAPPTQRVPPPSPTVPPPPSMSPEQAPTPTNVTPAPSSAPRRAPSPQRVPPPTSMSPEGPPTLAPMPTPTSLTPTPSRAPPRAPPPQRVPPPSSSPAESSLAPAPTPINITPTPSRAPPRAPPPQRVPPPPPMSPEQAPSPTPINVTPAPSLVPPRAPPPQRVPPPPPMSPEQAPAPTPINVTPAPSRAPPLQRVPPPPSMSPEEPPTLAPAPTPNSLSPTPSRAPPLAPPPKRVPPPSPMPIEPSPAPAPTPIIVTPTPSRAPPRTPPPQMVPPTPMSPEQAPAPTPTPTNVTPAPSLAPPRAPPPQRVPPPLSMSPQEPPTIPPAPTPTSLTPTPSRAPPRAPPPQRVPPPSPSPTEPSPTPAPTPINVTPTPSRAPPRAPPPQRVPPPPLVSPEQAPAQAPAPTPTNVTPAPSRAPPRVPPPHRVPPPPSMSPEEPPTPATAPTPTSLTPTPSRAPPRAPPPQRVPPPSPTPIEPSPSPAQTPINVTPTPSRAPPPQRVPPPPTMKHTPTPPPPPPLTPRQPPKMPPPPPSSGGQCPKEKVLALSICTKLDISTLLLTPGLAKQDCCPPIAGLSSKDATSCMCASLKLKLDVTVDTFFIETVLRLCGITVLGNLNCLL, translated from the exons ATGGCATTGAGAACCTCAATACCCAATGTCGTCCGTCTCGCCGTTGTGACTCTCGCGCTCTTTTCTATTGCTAACGCCGAGGAACCTGATACACCTCCAAGAAGAAATCCTCCAcgtgcaccaccaccaccaccagtaAGAGGAGGACCAACACCACCAAATGCACCAACAACACCGATCAATAAACCTCCACCGCCGGTGCGAGCGGAACCAACACCACAACCTACAACAGCACCAGTAACGCCAACATCTCCTCGTGCACCTCCACGTGCTCCACCACCACAAAGAGTACCACCACCTCCCTCAATGAGCCCAGAAGAACCACCGGTACTAGCACCAGCGCCAACCCCAACTTCTTTGACTCCAATGCCATCGCGTGCACCTCCACGTGCTCCACCTACACAAAGGGTACCACCGCCATCACCGAC GgtgccacctcctccctctaTGAGCCCAGAACAAGCACCAACACCGACTAATGTGACTCCAGCACCATCTAGTGCGCCCCGGCGTGCACCATCACCACAAAGGGTACCACCACCAACCTCAATGAGTCCAGAAGGACCACCGACACTTGCACCAATGCCAACACCTACTTCTCTGACTCCAACACCGTCCCGTGCGCCTCCACGTGCTCCACCTCCACAAAGGGTACCACCACCATCATCGTCGCCCGCCGAATCATCACTAGCACCCGCACCTACCCCGATTAATATTACACCAACACCATCACGTGCACCTCCACGTGCACCACCACCGCAAAGGgtgccacctcctcccccaaTGAGCCCAGAACAAGCACCATCACCAACACCAATTAATGTGACTCCAGCACCATCTCTTGTGCCCCCGCGTGCGCCCCCACCGCAAAGGGTACCACCACCTCCCCCAATGAGCCCAGAACAAGCACCAGCACCAACACCGATTAATGTCACTCCAGCACCATCTCGTGCGCCCCCACTGCAAAGGGTACCACCACCTCCCTCAATGAGCCCGGAAGAACCTCCGACACTTGCACCGGCGCCAACACCCAATTCTTTGTCTCCAACACCGTCCCGTGCGCCTCCACTTGCTCCACCTCCGAAAAGGgtaccaccaccatcaccgaTGCCGATAGAACCATCACCGGCACCCGCACCTACACCGATTATTGTTACTCCAACACCATCACGTGCACCTCCACGTACACCCCCACCGCAAATGGTGCCACCTACCCCTATGAGCCCAGAACAAGCACCGGCACCGACACCAACACCAACTAATGTGACTCCAGCACCATCTCTTGCGCCCCCGCGTGCGCCACCACCACAGAGGGTACCACCACCTCTCTCAATGAGCCCACAAGAACCTCCGACAATTCCACCCGCACCAACACCCACTTCTTTGACTCCAACACCATCTCGTGCGCCTCCACGTGCTCCACCTCCGCAAAGGGTACCACCACCATCCCCGTCGCCCACAGAACCATCACCAACGCCCGCACCTACCCCGATTAATGTTACTCCAACACCATCACGTGCACCTCCACGTGCACCACCACCGCAAAGGGTGCCACCACCTCCCCTAGTGAGCCCAGAAcaagcaccagc ACAAGCACCAGCACCAACACCAACTAATGTGACTCCAGCACCATCTCGTGCGCCCCCCCGTGTGCCACCACCACATAGGGTACCACCACCTCCCTCAATGAGCCCAGAAGAACCACCGACACCTGCAACAGCGCCAACACCTACTTCTTTGACTCCAACACCGTCCCGTGCACCTCCACGTGCTCCACCTCCACAAAGGgtaccaccaccatcaccgaCGCCGATAGAACCATCACCCTCACCCGCACAGACACCGATTAATGTTACTCCAACACCATCACGTGCACCTCCACCACAAAGGGTGCCACCTCCTCCCACTATGA AACATACCCCgacacctccacctccacctccactaACCCCTAGACAACCACCAAAAATGCCACCCCCACCTCCTTCTAGCGGTGGTCAGTgcccaaaagaaaaggtactTGCACTTAGCATATGCACAAAACTCGATATATCCACACTGCTCCTCACTCCGGGATTGGCTAAGCAAGATTGTTGTCCACCCATCGCCGGTCTTTCTAGCAAGGATGCAACCAGCTGCATGTGTGCTTCCTTGAAGTTGAAGCTTGATGTCACCGTTGACACTTTCTTTATCGAGACAGTACTCCGTCTCTGTGGCATAACGGTACTTGGCAACTTGAATTGCTTGCTCTAA